Proteins from one Gammaproteobacteria bacterium genomic window:
- the serS gene encoding serine--tRNA ligase produces the protein MIDPAILREDPDRLRRSLTRRGVELSVDELVDLDRRKRSLRAQAEQARAKQKQIGKEISHLQGEAKQAAISQAKELAAEYQRLLALADEADEQFTELWVRVPNLAHDSVPDGFTDEDAVELKRWREPRDFDFDPLDHQALGEALGLIDVERGVRTSGARFGYLKGQAVLLEMGLVRWAMDLAVGEGFTPMLPPVLVREEALFGTGFFPDDSEQVYAVEKDDLYLVGTAEVPLAAYHAGEILHEEDLPIRYAGFSTCFRREAGTYGKDTRGIFRVHQFDKLELFSFSHPDASWEEHDRLLAFEERIVQGLELPYRVVNIAVGDLGASAAKKYDIEAWFPSMGRYREITSCSHTTDFQSRRLKIRFRSDAGNQLVHTLNGTAVAVGRTILAILENHQQADGTVKVPTAIRPYVGFDVIGS, from the coding sequence ATGATCGACCCGGCGATTCTTCGTGAAGATCCAGACCGTCTCAGGCGCTCGCTTACACGGCGAGGCGTGGAACTGAGTGTCGACGAACTCGTCGACCTCGACCGCCGCAAGCGGTCGTTGCGTGCCCAGGCGGAGCAGGCTCGCGCGAAGCAGAAGCAGATAGGGAAGGAGATCTCTCATCTCCAGGGGGAAGCGAAGCAGGCGGCCATCAGCCAGGCGAAGGAACTTGCCGCCGAGTACCAGCGGCTTCTCGCCTTGGCCGATGAGGCCGACGAACAATTCACCGAGTTGTGGGTGAGGGTTCCGAACCTGGCACACGACTCTGTGCCTGACGGCTTCACCGACGAGGATGCCGTGGAACTCAAACGCTGGAGGGAGCCCCGCGACTTCGATTTCGATCCACTGGATCATCAGGCTCTGGGCGAGGCGCTCGGACTGATCGACGTCGAGCGCGGGGTACGCACGTCAGGTGCCCGCTTTGGGTATCTCAAGGGCCAGGCGGTCCTGCTCGAGATGGGCTTGGTGCGCTGGGCGATGGATCTCGCCGTTGGGGAAGGGTTCACGCCGATGCTGCCACCGGTGCTGGTGCGGGAGGAGGCACTGTTCGGAACAGGGTTCTTCCCCGACGATTCGGAGCAGGTATATGCCGTGGAGAAAGATGACCTCTATCTGGTCGGGACGGCCGAAGTGCCGCTCGCCGCGTATCACGCCGGCGAGATCCTCCACGAGGAGGACCTCCCAATTCGATACGCCGGTTTCTCGACGTGTTTCCGGCGCGAGGCAGGGACGTACGGGAAGGACACGAGAGGGATCTTCCGGGTCCATCAGTTCGACAAACTGGAGCTGTTCTCCTTCTCTCACCCCGATGCATCTTGGGAGGAACACGACCGGCTTCTCGCATTCGAGGAGCGGATCGTGCAGGGACTCGAGCTGCCATACCGTGTCGTCAACATTGCAGTCGGCGACCTTGGCGCATCCGCCGCCAAGAAATATGACATCGAGGCCTGGTTCCCGTCGATGGGGCGATACCGGGAAATCACGTCGTGTTCACATACGACAGACTTCCAGTCGCGACGACTGAAGATCCGTTTCCGGTCTGACGCGGGGAATCAACTGGTGCACACACTCAACGGAACGGCGGTGGCAGTGGGACGAACGATCCTGGCGATTCTCGAGAATCACCAGCAGGCGGACGGAACGGTCAAGGTGCCTACCGCGATCCGTCCATACGTGGGTTTTGACGTGATCGGGTCGTGA
- a CDS encoding class I SAM-dependent methyltransferase, with protein sequence MTDEIFSRIAGRYDVLNRVLSLGREQAWRRAGACHLPDGRVLDLGAGTGAAMPVFGGRRVVAVDPVPEMLELNTAPAKAVAVGEALPFGDGTFDGVFSAYVFRNLTSVSATLVEVARVLRRDGVLVVIGLGRPRGRRWATIHRIGTAAVLPAIGALAGAREEYTYLHRSLDKLPPPEELFTESPLNVERVWRMGPLGFVYGAVLRK encoded by the coding sequence GTGACCGACGAGATCTTCTCGCGGATTGCCGGACGTTACGACGTTCTCAATCGTGTGCTGTCGCTTGGCCGTGAACAGGCATGGCGGCGCGCCGGTGCCTGTCATCTGCCGGACGGTCGCGTTCTCGATCTTGGCGCGGGTACGGGCGCCGCGATGCCGGTATTCGGAGGACGCCGGGTTGTGGCGGTCGATCCGGTACCGGAGATGCTGGAGTTGAATACGGCTCCGGCCAAAGCGGTGGCAGTTGGGGAGGCGCTGCCCTTCGGTGACGGGACCTTCGATGGAGTGTTCTCCGCCTATGTGTTCCGCAACCTGACGTCGGTGTCTGCCACCTTGGTGGAAGTTGCCCGCGTGCTGCGTCGCGATGGAGTGCTTGTGGTGATCGGCCTCGGGCGGCCGCGGGGACGGCGTTGGGCGACGATTCATCGTATAGGGACGGCGGCGGTCCTGCCTGCGATCGGTGCGCTCGCCGGGGCCAGGGAGGAGTACACGTATCTGCACCGGTCCCTGGACAAGCTGCCGCCGCCCGAAGAGCTGTTCACCGAAAGTCCGTTGAACGTGGAACGGGTGTGGCGGATGGGACCGCTCGGATTCGTGTACGGCGCGGTGCTTCGCAAGTAA